Below is a genomic region from Zea mays cultivar B73 chromosome 9, Zm-B73-REFERENCE-NAM-5.0, whole genome shotgun sequence.
GAAAAAAATGTTAGGATCCCTATCTGTGAAGGAGCTGCCACTGCAAAGTCTCCGTGGAATGCACCTGGTAAGCTTTTCCTTGGTGACTTGTGCCTTCACATGGTACTAGTGTACGTTTTTACTAACGTTTAGCCATTCTGCACCATTGCAGAACTTTTCGATCTTTACATCTTTGAAGGTGTGTCTATCAGAGAATGGTTGTTTTTTGACAAACCAAGGAGGGCATTTGTTAGTGGAAATCGGAAGCAGCGGTCCTTGCCAGATTACGGCGGCCGTGGTTGGCATGAATCTAGGAAGCAGGCGATGAAGGACTTTGGGGGTCTGAAGAGGTCCTATTACATGGATCCACAACCATCCAACAACTACGAATGGCACCTCTACGAATATGAGATCAATGAGTGCGATGCTTTTGCCTTATATCGTCTTGAGTTCAAGTCTTCAGATGCAAAGAAGATTGTGAAATCCAAATTAGCCTATAATCCACTGAATGAAATTCAGCAGCAAATGGTTAGACTCAGTGCAGACAGTCCTGTAGACAACAAACGGACGGCCCGGGGCAAGCCACATGCTAACCCGACAGCTGTCGATACTAACATCTATTCAGTTCCaaacaccacagctcaagccaatgttccaaatgctttttAGCTAGGGTCACAAGTGGACCAGATGACATATTTGAATGGTAGTGTTGTTTATGGGCCTCATCTGCCGTATGGTTACTCGACTGAAAGAGGTGACTTTTATTGGAACTCAGCTGATGGGACATGAGAAGATGAACACATATTCGATTTATGGCATATTTGGCCTTCAAGTTCTAACAAGTCCAGTTATGGTTATTGGGTCTACTCTATTAGCATGACCCCCCATCTTCTTTTAGTTGGAACTGGTCCAATCTACAGGAAACATCTCTAAAACAAAGGATGTCAATACTGCAGTTCTATTTTCTGGGGTAACTTTTGTCGTTGTAATATAGGTGTATCATGAAAATAGCAAGCAAGCATCTCCCCGATGTGCATGCAGTTGTATCATATGCAAGATAAATCTATGGTTTGGTGGACTGGTAACCTGTCATGCTGGTGGTTCCATTTATCTGTCACGTTGTAGTGCATCAATACATCTTGTTCTGAATCTGGGGGGTGCAATCTTTATCCGCAAACTCTAATTATGCTCTTGAAACTTCCCTCCATTTTGCAGCTGCAGGTTTGTGATTAACATGTGTTGTTTGGAAGCAAGGAGATTAGAGGGAATTGAGGCAGATACAATCCCGAactattcaaaattaaatagaaAGAGATTATAGCCTTATCAATCTCCTCTAATACTCTTGCTCACAAACAAGCCCGTAGGTAGCTTTGTCATAGCAACAAAAGCCGACGCTAGAGAAGTCCCTATATGATGAACTGATAAACACCGAATGGATGTTTTTGTTTTGAAATGCTGTCATGCTGGAGCGGCTGATGCCAAACGACTGTCGAATACGTTTGTTCTGATAGCTGCTGTGGCTGATGCCTGTCTGGTGAATTGTGAGTAGAGAATAGTTTTGCTTTTGGCTGGTTAGTGACTGATGCCAAAATGAACGGACCCAGTGAACACAGATGGCACAGAGCCATCACGAGTTCGTTATGGGCCTATGGTCTCAGCTGTCTCGCTCTAAAAGAGATGTTATTCTTGCATGTCCATCTCCCGACGAGGCCCAAGAGGCCAAGATTCGGGTGGGATCATTACGGAATCCGCCTCGATGGAGAAATATACAAGGTCATGTTTATTTGGTCATGATTATTGTGGATGCTCGTAAAAGAAAAGGTGTGATGCTTTATCATTTCAGGCAACGACAAGAACTGCCGAAAAAAGTATTTTATTTTATGAAATACGTACGGGTATCAAGTAAAATAGATTCGAAACACTTTTCTTGGGGAATTCATCCGTCAGGTGGTTTACCTGCTTGTTATGTTCTCTACTCACGGTCTTGGGTCTATCGCTCGTTTTCCGATTTGCCTGCgtacgagttcaagaatctaactAGGTATATGCTCGTGTGTTGCTAGATAAAATACATTAATATACAAAAAATATTGTGTTTTATAATATtaattccgtagcaacgcacgggcatataactAGTAAATATAGAAGAATACAACCGATTAagaatcaacaatcgaatcaataatcagtttatctctcgtttttaccttaggcattaggagtagttctagtttagcatcAATCCCCAAATTTttcgcttctcttcggctctacgtcgattagaggtgtctagaTCGGCCTGCCgaccctagacaacacctagatctctcctccccgacagggtccctcccgggagcgagatccaggcgccgccgacaACCCTTGCCGCccctacgcacgcgcggaccgtccggccatcaggCGCGAACCGTCCGGCTCGTCAGGCAGGAACCCGAGCCCTGCActagtcgcggaccgtccggcccttggccacggaccgtccgcgcctctgcaGAGGACACTGCCACCGGTTATCAtcgcagtgattggcgcccgaatCAACACCAACAGTATGCATTTCATGCTTTTCAGCAAATATGAAGCACCAGTCATCTGCATACACTAGCTAGTTTCCCTTCTTTGCTACGGTTGTTATATAATCCCATGTCCCATAGTATAAGGTGTAATTACTTTTTGCTCTTGTCTCACAATATAAGGTATATGCTCTCTCTATATATACGTAAATCGATGTAGTGGTATAGAGAGAATTAAATATATTTTTTTAGTCTTTGAATCAAAGGTGG
It encodes:
- the LOC109942267 gene encoding transcription factor VOZ1, with amino-acid sequence MRKKLRFLSYCICFCPVFLYHYFCTIISDLFTTMTSAPSAFLKPKCALWDCPRPAVGSERWHDYCSMYHADLVVQEEGPLGTMPMIRPRGIDLKDAPCLLLLVQKSKEKNVRIPICEGAATAKSPWNAPELFDLYIFEGVSIREWLFFDKPRRAFVSGNRKQRSLPDYGGRGWHESRKQAMKDFGGLKRSYYMDPQPSNNYEWHLYEYEINECDAFALYRLEFKSSDAKKIVKSKLAYNPLNEIQQQMVRLSADSPVDNKRTARGKPHANPTAVDTNIYSVPNTTAQANVPNAF